A genome region from Phocoena sinus isolate mPhoSin1 chromosome 16, mPhoSin1.pri, whole genome shotgun sequence includes the following:
- the LOC116741536 gene encoding lymphocyte antigen 6E-like — protein MKVFLPVLLAALLGVEQVPSLVCFSCVNENSNWYCLKPTVCSDTDNYCVTISASAGIGNVVDFGYTLNKGCFPICPIRGVNLGVASVGTHCCQSFLCNFSAADGGLRASAAVLGLGLLLSLLSALLRFGP, from the coding sequence ATGAAGGTCTTCCTGCCGGTGCTGCTGGCTGCCCTCCTGGGTGTGGAGCAAGTCCCCTCCCTGGTGTGCTTCTCTTGCGTGAATGAGAACAGCAACTGGTACTGCCTGAAGCCCACCGTCTGCTCCGATACAGACAACTACTGTGTGACCATCTCTGCATCCGCTGGCATCGGGAACGTGGTGGACTTTGGCTACACCCTGAACAAGGGCTGCTTCCCGATCTGCCCCATCCGGGGCGTCAATCTCGGTGTGGCGTCCGTGGGCACCCACTGCTGCCAGAGCTTCCTGTGCAACTTCAGTGCGGCCGACGGCGGGCTGCGGGCCAGCGCTGCTGTGCTGGGCCTCGGGCTCCTGCTCAGCCTGCTGTCGGCTCTGCTGCGATTTGGCCCCTGA